DNA from Pelobacter propionicus DSM 2379:
TGGCAGGATCGGCCTGAGCATCGAGAACGCGGGACGCAGGGTGGAACTGGACGGCAAGGGGATCCAGCGCGCATCCGACCTGTACGGAAGAATCAACGTCGTTGTCTTCTCTCCCGATGACACCGCCATGGTCAGGTACGGTCCCGAGACACGCAGGCGCTACCTGGATCGGACGATCTACATGTGCGATATCGGTTATCTGCACTGCTGGCACGCATTTCAGCGCATCCTCAAGCAGCGTAACCAGTTGCTGAAAAACAGCGACAAAAGCGGCCTGGACACCTGGACCGAACAGCTGGCCGAGACCGGAGCCGAAATCATCGTCCGTCGCCGGCGCTTCGTAGAGCGATTGAACGGCATGCTGCAGCGGCACTACGGAAACATATCCGCCGGAGAGGAAACAGCATCCGTCGCCTATGAGCCGGAGGGAATCAACTCCCAGGAACAGCAACGCGTGCGTGAAGAGCTTCTGGAACTCTTCCAGCGCAGCCAGCAGAGCGACATCCGCCAAGGCACCACCACTGCCGGCCCGCATCGCGATGACCTGAAATTCCGGCTCGACGGCCGCCCCCTGAAATCATTCGGCTCCACCGGACAGCAGAAGAGTTTCGTGCTGGCGCTGAAGATGGCGGAAATAGACAATCTCACGGACATCTTCGGGGAACCGCCGCTCCTGCTGCTGGATGACGTGAGCTCCGAACTGGATGACGCGAGAAGCGGCAACCTGCTGCATTTCCTCCTGAACATGGACATCCAGGTATTCATGACAACCACGCAACGGTCCCCGGTTCTGCTGGGCGCCGCGGCACACTGCGCCGTATTCCACGTGGAGCACGGCAATCTGACGTTTGAGGGAAATGAAAAGCATGAGTGAACACAACAACGTGACACAGAGCAACGTTGAAGAGTACAGTGCCGATAACATCAAGGTACTGGAGGGTCTGGCCGCGGTGCGCAAGCGCCCCGCCATGTACATCGGCTCCACCTCCGGTGCGGGCCTGCACCACCTGGTGTACGAGATAGTGGACAACTCCATCGACGAGGCCCTGGCTGGTCATTGCGACAACATCAGTGTCACCATCAATGTGGACGGCTCCGTAACCGTCATCGACAACGGCCGCGGCATACCGACGGATATGCATCCCACCGAAGGGAGGTCGGCTGCCGAGGTCGTCCTGACCGTACTGCACGCCGGCGGCAAGTTCGATAATGATTCCTACAAGGTTTCCGGCGGTCTGCACGGCGTCGGCGTCTCGGTTGTCAACGCGCTTTCAAAATGGCTGGAACTGGAGATCAAGCGTGATGGCAAGATATTCCGCCAATCCTACCGCCGTGGCGATCCGGTTGCTCCCCTGGCCGAGACCGGCGCAACCAGGAAGCGGGGCACCAAAGTCACCTTCATGCCCGATGAGGAGATTTTCGAGACCACCGAGTTCTCCTTTGACGTTCTCTCCCAGCGCCTGCGCGAACTGGCCTTTCTCAACGCCGGCGTGCGCATCGGCATCAGCGACATGCGGGTGGACAACAAGTCCCACGAGTTCTACTACGAGGGGGGGATCAACTCCTTCGTCGAGTACCTGAATCGCAACAAGATCGCCGTGCATCCCAAGCCGATCTACTTCCGGGGAGAGAAGGGGGGGGTGGAGACCGAGGTCTCCATGCAGTACAACGACTCCTTCGACGAGAAAATCTTCTCCTTTGCCAACAACATCAATACCCACGAGGGGGGCACCCATCTGGTCGGCTTCAAGGCTGCCCTGACCCGCACCATGAACGCCTATGCGGCGGCCAACAATCTGCTCAAGAAGGAAAAGGTCTCCATCTCCGGTGACGACCTGCGCGAGGGGCTGACCTGCGTCATCTCGGTCAAAATCCCCCAGCCCCAGTTCGAGGGACAGACCAAGACCAAACTGGGCAACTCGGAGGTCAAGGGATATGTGGAATCCATGATCAACGAGAAGCTGGCCCAGTTCCTGGAGGAGAATCCCCAGGTGGCCAAGCGCATCCTGGAGAAATCCATCGAGGCAGCCCGGGCAAGGGAGGCTGCCCGCAGGGCCCGCGAGACGGTGCGACGCAAGGGCGCCCTGGACCTGGGAGGGCTGCCGGGCAAACTGGCCGACTGCCAGGAGAAGAACCCCGAACATTGCGAACTGTACCTGGTGGAGGGTGACTCCGCCGGCGGCTCGGCCAAACAGGGGCGCGACCGCAAGTTCCAGGCCATCCTGCCGCTGAAGGGCAAGATCCTCAACGTGGAGAAGTCCCGTTTCGACAAGATGATCTCCTCCCAGGAGATCCGCACCCTGATCACCGCCCTGGGCACCGGCATCGGCAAGGATGATTTCGATATCTCCAAGCTGCGCTACGGCCGGATCATCGTCATGACCGACGCCGACGTGGACGGCTCCCACATCCTGACCCTGCTCTTAACCTTCTTCTACCGCAACATGAACGAGCTGATCCAGCGCGGCCATCTGTACATTGCCCAGCCGCCGCTCTACAAGGTCAAGCGGGGCAAGAAGGAGATGTACCTGAGGAACGAAGCGGCCCTGCAGAACTTCCTGCTGGAGGAGGGGGCCGAGGACCTGGTTCTCAGGCTGGAGAAGGGGGACCGGAAATACCTGGGAAAACAGATCATCCCGGTGATCCGCCAGTTCATCGACAACCGGGCCATCTTCGACAAGGTGGTCAAAAAGGGAATTTCCCAGGAGTTGCTCTCCATCATCGTCCGCAGTAACGTGCCGGCTGGCCTGGAAGAGCTTTCCCAGGTAGAGCCGTATCTGGAGGCCATGAAGGAACTGGCCGAAAACGGGGAGTACCAGGTGGAGGAGGAGCGGATCATCTTCTACATCGGCAATATCCGCGCCATCATCGACCATCAGATCCTGGGCGTTCTGGCCAGCCACGAGTACGAACTGCTGGTGGAAAATCACCGCCGGGTGGTGGAAACCATGGCCGACGGCCGTGCCTACATCGAGCAGGAAGCGGGTGGGAAGGTGCTGCTTGAAACATCCAACCATGAGGAATTACTGGTATATTTTCTTGAAAACGCCAAGAAGGGTCTGGGCATCCAGCGCTACAAAGGTCTGGGCGAGATGAACCCGGACCAGCTCTGGGAGACCACCATGAATCCGGAGAACAGGGTGCTCTTGCAGGTCAAGATCGAGGATGCCGTGGAATCGGACGAGATCTTCACCATCCTGATGGGCGACCAGGTGGACCCGCGCCGCGAATTCATTGAGACCAACGCGCTGAACGTGGTCAACCTGGACATCTAATCTTCCGTATCGAGCGATAAACGAGGTTGTAATGATTAACACTCCGCAGAACAAGATAGCCGTCAACATCGAAGACGAGATGAAACGTTCCTACATGGACTACGCCATGTCGGTCATCATCGGCCGCGCCCTGCCGGACGTGCGGGACGGACTCAAGCCGGTGCACCGGCGCTGTCTGTACGCCATGTACGACATGAGCAACGACTGGAACAAGCCGTACAAGAAATCGGCCCGTGTGGTCGGTGACGTGATCGGTAAGTACCACCCCCACGGCGACACTGCGGCCTACGATACCATCGTGCGCATGGCCCAGGACTTCTCCCTGCGCTATACCCTGGTGGATGGCCAGGGTAACTTCGGCTCCATCGACGGCGACCGGCCGGCGGCCATGCGCTACACCGAGATCCGCCTGCGCCAGCTATCCCACGAGCTTCTGGCCGATCTGGACAAGGAAACCGTGGGCATGGCCCCCAACTACAACGACGAGTTGCTGGAGCCGACGGTCCTCCCCTCAAAGTTCCCCAACCTGCTGATCAACGGCTCCACCGGCATTGCCGTGGGCATGGCCACCAACATCCCGCCCCACAACCTGGGCGAGGTGATCGACGGCATCATCGCCGTGATCAACAACCCCGATCTGGCCCATGAAGAGCTTTTGGCCCTGATACCGGGTCCCGACTTCCCCACCGGCGCCACCATCTACGGCCGCCAGGGGATCCGGGACGCCTACACCACCGGTCGCGGCATCATCCAGATCCGCGCCAAGGCCCACATCGAGGCGGCCAAGAAGTCTGAACGCCAGTCCATCATCGTAACCGAACTCCCCTACCAGGTTAACAAGGCCCGGCTGATAGAGAAGATCGCCGAACTGGTCAAGGAGAAGAAGATCGAGGGAATCGCCGAGATCCGCGACGAGTCGGACCGGGAAGGGATGCGCATCGTCGTCGAGGTGAAACGGGACGATAATCCCGAGGTGCTGCTCAATCTGCTCTACAAGCTGACCCAGATGCAAACCTCCTTCGGCATCATCCTGCTGGCCATCGTACACAACCGTCCGCGCATCCTCTCGCTGAGGGAGATGATTGACTGTTTCATCGAGCACCGTGCCGAGGTGGTCACCCGCCGCACCAACTTCGAGCTGAAAAAGGCACTGGCCCGGGCCCACATCCTGGAAGGCCTGAAGATAGCCCTGGACTGGCTGGACGCGGTGATCGAGCTGATCCGCTCCTCCAAGACCCCGCCTGAGGCCAAACAAGGGCTGATGGAAGGGGCCTTCGCCGACGCCGAATTCCTGGCGCGCCTGGAGCTCCCCCGTCCCGTAGGCTACGATGATGGCGTGCATCTGAGCGAGATCCAGGCCCAGGCCATCCTGGAGATGCGCCTGCAGCGCCTGACCGGCCTGGAGCGGGACAAGATCCTCTCCGAGTACGAGGAGATCATGAAACTGATCGCCCGCCTGCGGGAGATTCTGGCCTCGGATCGGGAGATCTTCAACATCATCATCTCTGAACTTACCGAAATAAGGGATAAATTTGGCGACATTCGCCGCTCTGAGATATCCGATACCACCCCGGACATATCCCTGGAAGACACCATCATGGATGAGGAGATGGTGGTTACCATCTCCCACACCGGCTACATCAAGCGCAGCGCCGTTGATCTGTACCGTTCCCAGCGCCGCGGCGGCAAGGGCAAGACCGGCATGAAGACCAGGGAAGAGGATTTCGTCGAACAGCTCTTCATCGCCTCCACCAAGGACTACCTGCTCTGCTTCACCGATGCCGGCCGTATGTACTGGCTCAAGGTCTACGAGATCCCGGAGGGGAACCGCACCACCAAGGGCAAGGCGGTGGTCAACCTGGTCAATGTGGGCATGGAGGAGAAAATCACCACCATCCTGCCGGTGAAGGAGTTCAGCGAGCATACCTTCCTGTTCATGGCCACCCGCAACGGGGTGGTCAAGAAGACTCCGCTTATCGAATATTCCAACGTGCGCAGCGGCGGCATCATCGCCGTCAACCTGGACGACGGGGACAAGCTGATCGGCGTTGCCCTGACCGATGGCACCAAGGACGTCTTCCTGGCTTCGAGGAACGGCAAGGCCATCCGCTTCAGCGAGCAGGACGTGCGTTCCATGGGGCGCGTCACCCGCGGCGTGCGCGGCATGAACCTGAATGAGGACGATCATGTCATCGGCATGGAGATCGTGCACAACGACGTGGTCGGCTCCACCATCTTCACGGTCTGCGAGAACGGTTACGGCAAGCGCACCGACCTGGACGAGTATCGCGACCAGAGCCGCGGCGGCAAGGGGATCATAACCATCAAGACCAATGCCAGGAACGGCAGCGTGGTCAACGTCATGCAGGTATCAAACGACAACGACCTGATGGTGATCACCGACAATGGCAAGATCCTGCGCGTGCCTGTCTCCGGCTTCTCGGTCATCGGGCGCAACACCCAGGGGGTGCGCCTGATCACCACCGAGGAGAAGGAGAAGGTGGTGGCCGTTGCCCGCCTGGCCGAGAAGGAAGAGGACGACGAAAACGAGGGAACCGAGTAGGGGCGCCGTCCACGGCGACCGTGACTCAAACCATGCCCAGTCCCATGAACAGTACCAATGCCATGAGTAGACTTATTTCCATCGATACCTCCCTGCGGGAACGGCGGCGTATCATGCGACTGCTGGATTTTCTCACGCGGGACGACCTTTCCACCGACCAGATGGAGCGCATCGGCAGGCGGCTGCAGAAGGCGGGACGGCGGGCGCTTGGTCCGCTGGTGCGCAAGCTGTGGCGCGAGAAGAACGGCACCGCCATCTACCGCTACACCTGCATGCTGGATTTCTTCGATGACCGGCAGTGGCTGGACCAGCTGGTGCAGATCACCCTCAGACGCACCGACCTGGACGAGCAGGGACGCATGGCGCTCCTGGATGCCCTGCACGACTATGGGGTGGATGTGACCGCCCCCCCCTTCGCCGGCATGACCGGCTACGGGGCCAGCTCCATGGAGGGGTTCATCGCCGATTGCCTGAAGGATGGCGAACCGGGGCTGGTGCGTTTCATGGACATGTTCCTGGACGCCACCGACGAGGTGCGCGAGCAGATGACCCGGCGCTTGTCGGAGGTGGGCACACCCGATGCGGTGTCGCTGCTGGAGATCCTGATCTCCTTCGAGCGGCCCGAGGTGGTGCGCGAGGCGATCATTGCCCTGGGCAAGATCAAAAACGGCCTGGCCCTGACGGTCCTGACCAGCGCCGAGAAACGGCACGAGGGGGATCTGGCCGACCTGATCAGGCGCAGCATCCGCCGCCTCTCCTTCATGGGAATCCGCCAGCCGGCCCAGCTGCCCCCCTCGTTTCCGGTGCCGCTGCCGCTTTACCAGATCCAGGCCGGACCGGTGGATGTGTACGGCTCGCGGTCGCTTCTGTTCACCTGGGTTCTGGAGGATGGAACCTATGCGGCCCTGCTGCTGTTGATCGGCGAATCCGAGGGGATCATCAACGCTTTAAGCTACCGCATGAAGGATGACCAGGAGTACGACATGGTCCAGCGGGAGGTCACTGCCGGCGAGCTGCTGGATCCGGTGGAGGAGTCCTATGCCATGGCTCTGCTACGGGACGCCCTCTCCACCAGCCGCAAGCAGGGCTTCTACCTGCCGCCCGACTTCTATGTGGACATGCGGCTGTTCGCTCCCGACTCCCTGCGTTCCGAGGCCTATATCCCCCGTTTCAGTCTGGTCCACCTGGAGGGGATCGTGGAGCGCATACCGGCCTACATCGTCGGCAGCGGCGAGCTGCTGGACACTCCCGCCCTGGAGGGGTGGCTCTTGTCCGAGCCGGCAATGTACGATGCCGCCGAACGTCTGGCCAGCCTGGAGAAGAACGCGCCCGATGGCCGCATCCCTGATGATCAGCTGGAGGCCGAACTGAGCGACTTCTGCGCCCGGCAGATCGTTCCCCGCCGGGCCGAGATCGTCAAACGCCTGCTTCTGACCGCCGATTTCCTGCAGCAGACCGGCGCCGAAGAGCAGCTTGTTCAGCATACCCTGGCCACGGCGCTCAGCCTGGTGGGTGGATTCGTTCCCGAGTCGCGCCACCCCTTTATCAGGCGCTTGATTATGGATAGTATCGAGACGGCCCGCCAGGCCCTGGCCGACGGGTACGACCTACGATTGGAGGAAGGCTATGACGACGAAGAATAGCCCGCTCAGGGTGGCGGTCATCGGCGGCGGAAGCTGGGGTACGGCCCTGGCCAACGTGCTGGCGGGGAATAGCCATGACACGGTTCTCTGGGTGCATGACACCGAGCTGGTGGACGAGATCAACCAGCGCCACATGAACCCGCTCTTCCTCCCCGGCATCCCGCTCTGCCCCGCTTTGGTCTGCACAGAGAACCTGACCCACGCCCTGTCCGGTCGCGATCTTGTCCTGATGGTGACGCCGGTGCAGGTCATGCGCGGCGTCCTGGACCGGGCCCGGGGGCTGATCGACCCGGATGCCGTGATCGTCAACGCCTCCAAGGGGATCGAGCTGGAGAGCCTGAAGACCGTGTCCCAGATCTGCGCCGAGTTTTTCGGAGAGCGGTTCCTGGAGCGCTATGTGGCCCTGTCCGGCCCCACCTTTGCCCGCGAGGTCGCTCAGGGACTCCCCTCCTTGATCGTGGCCGCCTCCCGCGTTGAATCCTGTGCCCGAAAGGTGCAGACCGCCTTCAGCAATCCAACATTCCGCGCCTACACCAACAGCGACGTTATCGGCGTGGAGCTGGGGGGAGCGGTCAAGAACGTGATCGCCATTGCCGCCGGCATCTGCGATGGCCTGGGTTTCGGCCACAACGCCCGTGCGGCCCTGATCACCCGCGGCTTGGCCGAGATGAACCGTCTGGGGCTGGCCATGGGGGCCCAGGCTGCCACCTTCGCTGGCCTGGCCGGCATGGGCGACCTGGTGCTGACCTGCACCGGCGATCTCTCCCGCAACCGCACCGTCGGCTTTAAGCTGGGGCAGGGGATGCGTTTGAAAGACATCCTGGCCGAGATGCGCATGGTGGCCGAGGGGGTCAAGACCGCCGAATCGGTCTTCCAGCTCTCCCGCAAGCTGGGGGTGGAGATGCCCATCGTGGAGAAGGCCTATCAGATCCTTCACGAGGACAAGCCGGCCAAGCAGGCGGTGACGGAACTGATGGCCAGGGCGCTGAAGGCGGAGGGGTAGGGGACGTTATTGTCCATTGTGGATAGCTTGCCGGTCCGTTCCCGATATGAAGGACAATGACCATGGCGAGGGATCGAGGAAAAGCGCCGGTCACAGTAGCCTTGTGATGCGGCGTTTTTTCTTTTTTTAGGTCAGACAGCCAGTTGTCGCCAAACGCGCCGTGGAAATCGACATCGAGCAGGACGGGCAGGCGGCTTTAGCCTTTATCGAGGAGAATTCATGAGCAAAGACCTAACAAATTCCGCAATTCATCGCCAGAACATTCTCAATAATACGTATGCCCTGCAGGAAATCGAGAAGGCGACCCATATCACCGGTATTCCCTTTGAGGGAAAGACGGTGGTACTCAAAGAACAAGTAGCCGACTTTTTTGAAGTTTCCCTTCGTACAGTGGAAAGCTACCTGTCCCGTTTCGAAGCAGAACTGGTTCGCAACGGTTACGAGGTTATCAAGGGTAAACGACTGAAATCTTTAAAATCCGTCCTGCAGGGAATGGATGTTCCCGAAACATACTTCGGGAACATCGCAAAAGCACCGCAATTAGGCATACTTGA
Protein-coding regions in this window:
- the recF gene encoding DNA replication/repair protein RecF (All proteins in this family for which functions are known are DNA-binding proteins that assist the filamentation of RecA onto DNA for the initiation of recombination or recombinational repair.); translation: MRLTRLSIADFRNIGSVRFTPGRCFNLIHGRNGQGKTNLLEAIYLLGSPRSFRNARLPDFIRHGEQRAHLHGEVESAGIHGRIGLSIENAGRRVELDGKGIQRASDLYGRINVVVFSPDDTAMVRYGPETRRRYLDRTIYMCDIGYLHCWHAFQRILKQRNQLLKNSDKSGLDTWTEQLAETGAEIIVRRRRFVERLNGMLQRHYGNISAGEETASVAYEPEGINSQEQQRVREELLELFQRSQQSDIRQGTTTAGPHRDDLKFRLDGRPLKSFGSTGQQKSFVLALKMAEIDNLTDIFGEPPLLLLDDVSSELDDARSGNLLHFLLNMDIQVFMTTTQRSPVLLGAAAHCAVFHVEHGNLTFEGNEKHE
- the gyrB gene encoding DNA topoisomerase (ATP-hydrolyzing) subunit B gives rise to the protein MSEHNNVTQSNVEEYSADNIKVLEGLAAVRKRPAMYIGSTSGAGLHHLVYEIVDNSIDEALAGHCDNISVTINVDGSVTVIDNGRGIPTDMHPTEGRSAAEVVLTVLHAGGKFDNDSYKVSGGLHGVGVSVVNALSKWLELEIKRDGKIFRQSYRRGDPVAPLAETGATRKRGTKVTFMPDEEIFETTEFSFDVLSQRLRELAFLNAGVRIGISDMRVDNKSHEFYYEGGINSFVEYLNRNKIAVHPKPIYFRGEKGGVETEVSMQYNDSFDEKIFSFANNINTHEGGTHLVGFKAALTRTMNAYAAANNLLKKEKVSISGDDLREGLTCVISVKIPQPQFEGQTKTKLGNSEVKGYVESMINEKLAQFLEENPQVAKRILEKSIEAARAREAARRARETVRRKGALDLGGLPGKLADCQEKNPEHCELYLVEGDSAGGSAKQGRDRKFQAILPLKGKILNVEKSRFDKMISSQEIRTLITALGTGIGKDDFDISKLRYGRIIVMTDADVDGSHILTLLLTFFYRNMNELIQRGHLYIAQPPLYKVKRGKKEMYLRNEAALQNFLLEEGAEDLVLRLEKGDRKYLGKQIIPVIRQFIDNRAIFDKVVKKGISQELLSIIVRSNVPAGLEELSQVEPYLEAMKELAENGEYQVEEERIIFYIGNIRAIIDHQILGVLASHEYELLVENHRRVVETMADGRAYIEQEAGGKVLLETSNHEELLVYFLENAKKGLGIQRYKGLGEMNPDQLWETTMNPENRVLLQVKIEDAVESDEIFTILMGDQVDPRREFIETNALNVVNLDI
- the gyrA gene encoding DNA gyrase subunit A, which codes for MINTPQNKIAVNIEDEMKRSYMDYAMSVIIGRALPDVRDGLKPVHRRCLYAMYDMSNDWNKPYKKSARVVGDVIGKYHPHGDTAAYDTIVRMAQDFSLRYTLVDGQGNFGSIDGDRPAAMRYTEIRLRQLSHELLADLDKETVGMAPNYNDELLEPTVLPSKFPNLLINGSTGIAVGMATNIPPHNLGEVIDGIIAVINNPDLAHEELLALIPGPDFPTGATIYGRQGIRDAYTTGRGIIQIRAKAHIEAAKKSERQSIIVTELPYQVNKARLIEKIAELVKEKKIEGIAEIRDESDREGMRIVVEVKRDDNPEVLLNLLYKLTQMQTSFGIILLAIVHNRPRILSLREMIDCFIEHRAEVVTRRTNFELKKALARAHILEGLKIALDWLDAVIELIRSSKTPPEAKQGLMEGAFADAEFLARLELPRPVGYDDGVHLSEIQAQAILEMRLQRLTGLERDKILSEYEEIMKLIARLREILASDREIFNIIISELTEIRDKFGDIRRSEISDTTPDISLEDTIMDEEMVVTISHTGYIKRSAVDLYRSQRRGGKGKTGMKTREEDFVEQLFIASTKDYLLCFTDAGRMYWLKVYEIPEGNRTTKGKAVVNLVNVGMEEKITTILPVKEFSEHTFLFMATRNGVVKKTPLIEYSNVRSGGIIAVNLDDGDKLIGVALTDGTKDVFLASRNGKAIRFSEQDVRSMGRVTRGVRGMNLNEDDHVIGMEIVHNDVVGSTIFTVCENGYGKRTDLDEYRDQSRGGKGIITIKTNARNGSVVNVMQVSNDNDLMVITDNGKILRVPVSGFSVIGRNTQGVRLITTEEKEKVVAVARLAEKEEDDENEGTE
- a CDS encoding HEAT repeat domain-containing protein produces the protein MSRLISIDTSLRERRRIMRLLDFLTRDDLSTDQMERIGRRLQKAGRRALGPLVRKLWREKNGTAIYRYTCMLDFFDDRQWLDQLVQITLRRTDLDEQGRMALLDALHDYGVDVTAPPFAGMTGYGASSMEGFIADCLKDGEPGLVRFMDMFLDATDEVREQMTRRLSEVGTPDAVSLLEILISFERPEVVREAIIALGKIKNGLALTVLTSAEKRHEGDLADLIRRSIRRLSFMGIRQPAQLPPSFPVPLPLYQIQAGPVDVYGSRSLLFTWVLEDGTYAALLLLIGESEGIINALSYRMKDDQEYDMVQREVTAGELLDPVEESYAMALLRDALSTSRKQGFYLPPDFYVDMRLFAPDSLRSEAYIPRFSLVHLEGIVERIPAYIVGSGELLDTPALEGWLLSEPAMYDAAERLASLEKNAPDGRIPDDQLEAELSDFCARQIVPRRAEIVKRLLLTADFLQQTGAEEQLVQHTLATALSLVGGFVPESRHPFIRRLIMDSIETARQALADGYDLRLEEGYDDEE
- a CDS encoding NAD(P)H-dependent glycerol-3-phosphate dehydrogenase; this translates as MTTKNSPLRVAVIGGGSWGTALANVLAGNSHDTVLWVHDTELVDEINQRHMNPLFLPGIPLCPALVCTENLTHALSGRDLVLMVTPVQVMRGVLDRARGLIDPDAVIVNASKGIELESLKTVSQICAEFFGERFLERYVALSGPTFAREVAQGLPSLIVAASRVESCARKVQTAFSNPTFRAYTNSDVIGVELGGAVKNVIAIAAGICDGLGFGHNARAALITRGLAEMNRLGLAMGAQAATFAGLAGMGDLVLTCTGDLSRNRTVGFKLGQGMRLKDILAEMRMVAEGVKTAESVFQLSRKLGVEMPIVEKAYQILHEDKPAKQAVTELMARALKAEG